From a region of the Thermosipho melanesiensis BI429 genome:
- a CDS encoding HD-GYP domain-containing protein produces MIIWKNLDLVEKGEIVGEDVYDPSGFIVLLKKGTVLKEGDIYLLKNRGVHMLPIYVEEVLVSDDIEPTIEYETFRELSENLDNTFEEIKRGEVKIKKVVEQSEKIIKNVLEKYEEKVLNLVRRDQKPLIRHVINTSIISSILGISLGFDEEMLNKLAISALLHDISLDKNVRDVLDYYDTHPIRGAGLLRKYFSVNDEILLGVLHHHERFDGKGYPRNLKGSAIPIFSRIIAVADVFDTLISKDFEGNPSTPYEAIRFIVSNSGKMFDPNIVEKFVHYTGIYPTGTLVELSNGKKGVVIKVSSGILPLVKVDDNIVDLKKGKIYIKRVIND; encoded by the coding sequence TTGATTATTTGGAAAAATTTGGACTTGGTTGAAAAAGGTGAAATTGTTGGAGAAGATGTTTATGATCCTTCAGGATTTATTGTTTTATTAAAGAAAGGGACGGTTTTAAAGGAAGGAGATATATATCTTTTGAAAAACAGGGGAGTACACATGCTTCCCATATATGTTGAAGAAGTTTTGGTTTCTGATGATATTGAGCCAACTATTGAATATGAAACATTCAGAGAATTATCTGAAAATTTAGATAATACTTTTGAGGAAATTAAAAGAGGAGAGGTTAAAATAAAAAAGGTAGTTGAACAATCGGAAAAAATAATAAAGAACGTTTTGGAAAAATACGAGGAGAAAGTTTTAAATTTAGTTAGAAGAGATCAAAAACCATTAATAAGACATGTAATAAATACTTCGATAATTTCCTCTATATTGGGAATTAGTTTGGGATTTGATGAAGAAATGTTAAATAAGTTAGCAATTTCGGCGTTATTACACGATATTTCACTTGACAAAAATGTTCGAGATGTTTTAGACTATTATGATACGCATCCCATTAGAGGAGCAGGACTTTTGAGAAAATATTTCAGTGTAAATGATGAAATATTGCTTGGAGTTTTGCATCACCATGAAAGATTCGATGGTAAGGGTTATCCGAGAAATTTAAAGGGCTCAGCTATTCCAATTTTTTCAAGGATTATTGCTGTTGCAGATGTTTTTGACACGTTAATAAGTAAAGATTTTGAAGGTAATCCCAGTACACCTTATGAGGCAATAAGATTTATTGTTTCAAATTCCGGTAAGATGTTTGATCCAAATATAGTGGAGAAATTCGTGCATTATACGGGAATTTATCCAACGGGTACGTTAGTTGAATTGAGCAATGGTAAAAAAGGGGTGGTAATAAAGGTATCATCGGGTATTTTGCCATTGGTAAAAGTTGATGATAATATAGTTGATTTGAAAAAAGGAAAGATTTATATAAAAAGGGTAATTAATGATTAG
- the hslU gene encoding ATP-dependent protease ATPase subunit HslU: MKDFDKLTPKEIVHELDKFIVGQREAKKAVAIAIRNRIRRQKLPEQWKKEITPKNILMIGPTGVGKTEIARRLAQLSGSPFLKVEATRFTEVGYVGKNVDSMIRELVEISVNMVKQRKMKKVEERAKVNVEERILDALLPSRKKTQIPFANIFGMQPEKVQSIEESENLSAKREELRQKLRKGELDNDEIEIEIETSNTPIGFIGLPEMEDIGMDLSNVLGNIFPKQRKKRKMKISDAKKILLPIEEEKLIDMDETIQEALEIAQNRGIIFIDEMDKIAAKTSGSGQDVSRQGVQRDLLPIVEGTTITTKYGPVRTDFILFIAAGAFHVSKPSDLIPELQGRFPIRVELEPLTEEDFVRILVEPENALTKQYQALLYTEGVQLEFSMEGINEIAKVSYRLNQKLENIGARRLYTVIEKILEDVLFEAPEISEKVIIDDKFVTERLKDIIEDEDLTSYIL, encoded by the coding sequence ATGAAAGATTTTGATAAATTGACACCTAAAGAAATTGTACATGAGCTTGATAAATTTATTGTAGGTCAGAGAGAAGCAAAGAAAGCTGTTGCAATAGCGATTCGGAATAGGATTAGAAGGCAAAAATTGCCTGAGCAATGGAAAAAAGAAATTACACCTAAAAATATTTTAATGATAGGACCTACAGGAGTTGGTAAAACAGAAATCGCAAGGAGGCTTGCTCAGCTTTCTGGTTCGCCTTTTTTAAAAGTTGAAGCAACGAGATTTACAGAAGTTGGTTATGTAGGTAAAAATGTTGATTCAATGATAAGAGAGTTAGTTGAAATTTCTGTAAACATGGTAAAACAAAGAAAAATGAAGAAAGTAGAAGAACGGGCAAAAGTGAATGTGGAAGAGAGAATATTAGATGCATTACTTCCAAGTAGAAAGAAAACACAAATTCCATTTGCGAATATTTTTGGGATGCAGCCTGAAAAGGTTCAATCTATTGAAGAAAGTGAAAATCTATCTGCTAAAAGAGAAGAGTTAAGGCAGAAGTTAAGAAAAGGAGAATTGGATAACGACGAGATAGAAATAGAGATTGAAACTTCAAATACTCCCATAGGCTTTATTGGGCTTCCTGAGATGGAAGATATTGGAATGGATTTATCCAATGTGTTGGGAAATATTTTTCCAAAGCAAAGGAAAAAAAGAAAAATGAAGATATCTGATGCAAAAAAGATATTATTACCAATTGAAGAAGAAAAATTAATTGACATGGATGAAACTATACAGGAAGCTTTGGAAATTGCACAAAATCGTGGGATTATATTTATAGATGAAATGGATAAGATTGCCGCAAAAACTTCTGGAAGTGGACAAGATGTTTCAAGGCAAGGTGTTCAAAGAGATTTATTGCCTATTGTTGAAGGTACCACAATAACCACAAAATATGGTCCCGTAAGGACCGATTTTATCTTGTTTATTGCCGCAGGAGCATTCCATGTTTCAAAACCTTCAGATTTGATACCGGAGCTTCAAGGGAGATTTCCAATTAGGGTTGAGCTTGAGCCATTGACTGAAGAAGATTTCGTAAGAATTTTGGTTGAGCCTGAAAATGCACTAACTAAACAATATCAGGCTTTGCTTTATACGGAAGGTGTACAGCTTGAATTTTCTATGGAAGGAATTAATGAAATTGCAAAAGTTTCGTATAGGTTGAATCAAAAGCTTGAAAATATTGGTGCAAGAAGATTGTATACGGTAATAGAGAAGATTCTTGAAGACGTTTTGTTTGAAGCTCCTGAAATAAGTGAAAAAGTTATAATAGATGATAAGTTTGTTACTGAAAGGTTAAAGGATATAATAGAAGATGAGGATTTGACTTCGTATATTTTATAG
- a CDS encoding carbohydrate ABC transporter permease, translating into MKASVKRKVKESILAYLFLLPSLIVLGIFVFWPVGFSFVLSFFKWDFRNMKSPYFNGIDNYLKIFEFNYPPKFSFWNGLVYSISYVFLAIVIVLIFYSILNLLKRKNFSIFLINIGVIFISLFFISKANVYLMLLLDIFLFGVVLFDFRDSSIKSMFRKLVWINVSSIIFVYVLLETSKISQNGLFMFFMDAKDKNLFMKALVNTFYYVILTVPITLLLSLIVAVLLNSNVRFKVFFRTSYFIPFVTSVVAVSLVWKWIFSDEFGLLNYFLSWFNIEGIRWLKDEKWTIPTIAIVSIWKQIGYDAIIFLAGLQNIDQFYYEAAEVDGANSWQKFIKITWPLLSPTTFFLLIVSMIGAFKVFAQVYVLYDGLPGPYNNSGMTMVYYVFDLFYRQQRMGIASAAAYLLFAVILVFTAIQYKVGNKVVEYVS; encoded by the coding sequence GTGAAAGCATCTGTAAAAAGAAAAGTTAAAGAATCCATTTTGGCATATTTGTTTTTATTGCCGTCATTGATTGTTTTGGGAATTTTTGTGTTCTGGCCGGTTGGGTTTTCATTTGTATTAAGTTTTTTTAAATGGGATTTTCGAAATATGAAATCTCCTTATTTTAATGGAATTGATAATTACCTGAAGATTTTTGAGTTTAATTATCCCCCAAAGTTTTCGTTTTGGAATGGATTGGTATATTCAATTTCCTATGTGTTTTTGGCAATTGTTATTGTTTTAATTTTTTATTCTATTTTAAATCTTTTAAAAAGAAAGAATTTTTCCATCTTTTTAATTAATATCGGAGTAATTTTTATATCTTTGTTTTTTATAAGTAAAGCTAATGTATATTTAATGTTGTTACTTGATATTTTTCTGTTTGGAGTTGTTTTATTTGATTTTAGAGATAGTTCAATAAAAAGTATGTTTAGAAAATTAGTTTGGATAAATGTTTCATCAATAATATTTGTTTATGTCTTACTGGAAACTAGTAAAATTAGTCAGAATGGATTATTTATGTTTTTTATGGATGCAAAAGATAAAAATTTATTTATGAAGGCGCTTGTCAATACCTTTTATTATGTTATTTTAACAGTTCCTATAACCCTTTTGTTATCATTAATTGTCGCAGTGCTTTTAAATTCGAATGTTAGATTTAAGGTGTTTTTTAGAACTAGTTATTTTATCCCATTTGTTACTTCAGTGGTTGCTGTTTCTTTGGTTTGGAAGTGGATTTTTAGCGATGAATTTGGTCTGTTAAATTATTTTCTTTCATGGTTTAACATAGAAGGAATAAGATGGTTGAAAGATGAAAAATGGACAATTCCTACAATTGCGATTGTTTCTATTTGGAAACAAATTGGGTATGACGCAATTATATTTCTAGCTGGTCTTCAAAATATTGATCAATTTTATTATGAAGCTGCTGAAGTGGATGGTGCAAATTCTTGGCAAAAATTTATTAAAATTACCTGGCCCCTTTTATCTCCTACAACTTTCTTTTTATTAATAGTATCAATGATAGGTGCGTTTAAGGTATTTGCACAGGTTTATGTTTTGTACGATGGACTTCCAGGACCTTATAATAACAGTGGAATGACTATGGTATATTATGTGTTCGATTTGTTTTACAGACAGCAAAGGATGGGTATAGCAAGTGCAGCTGCTTATTTGTTGTTTGCGGTAATTTTAGTGTTTACTGCAATTCAATATAAAGTTGGTAATAAAGTTGTAGAATACGTGTCGTGA
- a CDS encoding carbohydrate ABC transporter permease, giving the protein MATATTILEVILASMAAYAFSWMNFPGRNLIFGIFLATMMVPGEVLLVPNFITVSKFGWIDTYYALIIPWIVSVFAIFLMRQHFLAIPRELFDASKIDGCSHWKFLWRIVVPLSKPVIITGALLKFVGSWNGFLWVLIVTNSDKYRTLPVGLQNFSSDVGTLYNQLMAAATFSILPVILLFLFTQQYFVRGIARTGLK; this is encoded by the coding sequence GTGGCAACTGCAACAACAATTCTTGAAGTTATTCTTGCTTCAATGGCTGCTTATGCTTTTTCCTGGATGAATTTTCCTGGAAGAAATTTAATTTTCGGTATATTCTTGGCTACTATGATGGTACCTGGGGAAGTTTTACTTGTTCCTAATTTTATAACAGTTTCCAAATTTGGATGGATTGATACTTATTATGCTTTGATTATTCCATGGATTGTAAGTGTTTTTGCTATATTTTTGATGAGACAGCATTTTTTGGCTATTCCTCGTGAATTGTTTGACGCATCAAAGATAGATGGTTGCTCACATTGGAAGTTTTTGTGGAGAATAGTGGTTCCATTAAGTAAGCCGGTGATTATTACAGGTGCTTTGTTGAAGTTTGTGGGAAGTTGGAATGGATTTTTATGGGTGTTGATTGTTACAAATTCAGATAAATACAGAACTTTGCCAGTTGGATTGCAAAATTTCAGTTCTGATGTGGGAACCTTGTATAACCAATTAATGGCTGCTGCTACCTTTTCAATACTTCCAGTAATATTACTATTTTTATTCACACAACAATATTTTGTTAGAGGTATTGCTAGAACAGGTTTAAAATAA
- the fsa gene encoding fructose-6-phosphate aldolase has product MKIFLDTAKIDEIKKGVEWGIVDGVTTNPTLVSKAGTPFKETIKQICEIVQGPVSAEVVSSDWQGMVEEARNLAKIDEHVVIKIPMTPDGLKAVKILSTEGIKTNVTLVFSANQSLLAAKAGASYVSPFVGRMDDIANDGMRMVEEIITIYSNYGFETEIIVASIRHPRHVLEAALMGADIATVPFAVLEKMFYHPMTDLGIERFLRDWEKYKAGR; this is encoded by the coding sequence ATGAAGATATTTTTGGATACTGCAAAGATAGATGAAATAAAAAAAGGTGTAGAATGGGGAATTGTAGATGGAGTTACCACAAATCCCACCCTCGTTTCTAAAGCGGGAACACCATTTAAGGAGACGATAAAACAAATTTGTGAAATTGTCCAAGGTCCTGTATCTGCTGAGGTTGTTTCATCGGATTGGCAAGGAATGGTTGAGGAAGCGAGGAATTTAGCGAAAATAGATGAACATGTTGTTATTAAGATCCCAATGACACCAGATGGTTTGAAAGCAGTGAAGATTTTATCTACCGAGGGTATAAAAACTAATGTTACTCTTGTTTTTAGTGCAAATCAATCATTGTTAGCAGCTAAAGCGGGTGCATCATATGTGAGTCCTTTTGTAGGTAGAATGGATGATATAGCAAACGATGGTATGAGAATGGTTGAGGAGATAATTACCATTTATTCAAATTACGGGTTTGAAACGGAAATTATTGTTGCAAGTATAAGACATCCTAGGCATGTTTTAGAAGCAGCTTTAATGGGTGCAGATATTGCAACAGTTCCTTTTGCAGTGCTTGAAAAAATGTTTTATCATCCAATGACTGATTTAGGTATTGAAAGGTTTCTTAGAGATTGGGAAAAATATAAAGCGGGTAGGTGA